Proteins from a single region of Companilactobacillus farciminis KCTC 3681 = DSM 20184:
- the rpsF gene encoding 30S ribosomal protein S6 — MAEAHYEITYIIKPDMEEDAKKALIERFDKILADNGAKVIDSKDWEKKRLAYEIANYKEGIYHIINADAENDEAINEFDRLSKIEDNILRHMIVRRED, encoded by the coding sequence ATGGCTGAAGCACATTACGAAATCACATATATCATTAAACCTGATATGGAAGAAGACGCAAAGAAGGCATTGATCGAACGTTTCGACAAGATTCTTGCTGACAACGGCGCCAAAGTAATCGACTCAAAAGACTGGGAAAAGAAACGTTTAGCATACGAAATTGCTAATTATAAAGAAGGTATCTACCACATTATTAACGCAGATGCTGAAAACGATGAAGCAATTAACGAATTCGACCGTCTTTCAAAGATTGAAGATAACATTCTTCGTCACATGATCGTTAGACGCGAAGACTAA
- the ssb gene encoding single-stranded DNA-binding protein, with the protein MINRVVLVGRLTRDPELRYTANGAAVASFTVAVNRQFTNSQGEREADFINCVIWRKAAENFSNFTNKGSLVGIDGRLQTRNYENQQGQRVYVTEVVVENFSLLESRAESEKRNSGAGSNQAPSYNNNNNQSSQSPFGNNNNNNYGNNAGNGNFDNSNNNSNNNNQSNNSNNNNGDPFANNSKPIDISDDDLPF; encoded by the coding sequence ATGATTAATCGAGTAGTTTTAGTTGGACGCCTGACACGTGATCCTGAATTAAGATACACTGCTAATGGAGCAGCGGTTGCCAGTTTTACAGTTGCTGTAAACAGACAATTTACTAATTCTCAAGGTGAACGTGAAGCCGATTTTATCAATTGTGTCATTTGGAGAAAAGCTGCCGAGAATTTTTCTAATTTCACTAACAAAGGTTCTCTTGTAGGTATTGATGGACGTCTTCAAACACGTAACTATGAAAACCAACAAGGACAACGAGTATATGTAACAGAAGTAGTTGTAGAAAACTTCTCCTTGTTAGAATCTCGTGCCGAAAGTGAAAAGAGAAATTCCGGTGCTGGTTCCAATCAAGCACCTAGCTATAATAACAACAACAATCAATCAAGTCAGTCTCCATTTGGAAATAATAATAACAACAATTATGGAAATAACGCTGGCAACGGCAATTTCGATAATAGTAACAACAATTCTAATAACAATAATCAATCTAACAATTCTAACAATAATAATGGCGATCCTTTTGCTAACAACAGCAAGCCGATTGACATTTCTGATGATGATTTACCATTTTAA
- the rpsR gene encoding 30S ribosomal protein S18: MAQQRRGGRRRRKVDFIAANHIEYIDYKDTELLKRFISERGKILPRRVTGTSAKNQRKLTVAIKRARIMALLPFVAED; this comes from the coding sequence ATGGCCCAACAAAGAAGAGGCGGACGTAGAAGACGTAAAGTTGACTTCATCGCTGCTAACCATATCGAATACATCGATTATAAAGATACAGAATTACTTAAGAGATTTATCTCAGAACGTGGTAAGATTTTGCCAAGACGTGTTACAGGTACAAGTGCTAAGAACCAACGTAAGCTTACTGTAGCTATCAAGAGAGCAAGAATCATGGCTCTATTACCATTCGTTGCTGAAGACTAA
- a CDS encoding helix-turn-helix transcriptional regulator, with product MNHVREYRRAKKLSQMALAEKVGVARQTINLIENDKYNPSLDLCLKLAWVLDTDLNTLFWRDKEES from the coding sequence ATGAATCACGTTCGTGAATATCGTCGTGCCAAGAAGTTATCGCAAATGGCACTGGCGGAAAAAGTCGGTGTAGCTCGTCAGACAATCAATCTGATTGAGAATGATAAATACAACCCATCATTAGATTTATGTTTGAAATTAGCCTGGGTGTTGGATACAGACTTAAATACGTTGTTTTGGAGAGATAAAGAGGAAAGTTAA
- a CDS encoding DHH family phosphoesterase, whose amino-acid sequence MKKIKANLKFFLSRVDHSTQLTAVSLIVMLFSILIVGLIHGSIAGYIQAILVIISLILFVYLFLLLGEKAGKYTNNLQYRIDRGTDNSFVEYPLGILLYDTDKQIQWVNPYFVEKTGFNPSNSMTIADVSAQLSSLVDDVGHADNRTIQIDDKDFLVQIQPELKVIYLFDITHYSKIEKRYEDNRSVIGQVYLDNYAEITQSMSDRDISNLDNYVTNELSNWAFDQQMFLKRIDDDHFFIMAYTGKIFTMEKNGFKILDTIREYTSQQNVPLTLSMGFSYGVDDLDKLNTEAQKNLNLALGRGGDQVVVKEIGEKARFYGGNTDPMEKRTRVRARMISEALQELLKDSDQVIVMGHSHPDMDVLGSSLGIRRISLMNNTPCKIVINPNTLHSDVSRLLTMAKEEPDIQKDIISPEESVVLKTPKTLIVMVDHSKQSISINPNLIDGDNNKVVVIDHHRRGEEFPENPMLIYIEPYASSTSELITEMLEYQPKNKKAIEKIEATALLAGITVDTKSFSLRTGTRTFDAASYLRSVGADETIIQNVLKENVDSFIQKSHLIETITMVNGNMAVCFGEEDKTYDPVIVAQAADTLLSLDNVEASFVISKRPDGRVGISARSLGNVNVQVIMEKLGGGGHLSDAATQISDATVEEAKEQLVAVLTDSEKK is encoded by the coding sequence ATGAAAAAGATAAAAGCTAATCTGAAATTCTTCCTTTCTCGAGTTGATCATTCAACTCAATTAACAGCGGTCTCTTTGATTGTGATGTTGTTTTCGATTTTAATCGTCGGCTTGATTCACGGTTCTATTGCCGGGTATATCCAAGCCATCTTAGTGATTATTTCGTTGATTTTATTTGTTTATCTCTTCCTTTTATTAGGTGAGAAGGCAGGTAAATATACTAACAATTTGCAATATCGAATTGATCGGGGAACAGACAACAGTTTCGTTGAGTATCCTTTGGGCATACTTTTGTACGATACTGATAAACAGATTCAATGGGTAAATCCTTACTTTGTCGAAAAGACAGGCTTTAATCCATCCAACAGTATGACGATTGCGGACGTTTCGGCTCAATTATCAAGTTTGGTCGATGACGTGGGTCATGCTGATAATCGTACTATTCAAATAGATGACAAAGATTTTTTGGTGCAAATTCAACCAGAATTAAAAGTAATCTATTTGTTTGATATTACACATTATTCAAAAATTGAAAAAAGATATGAAGATAATCGTTCGGTCATTGGCCAAGTTTATTTGGATAATTATGCCGAAATTACTCAATCAATGAGTGATCGTGATATTTCTAATTTGGACAACTACGTTACTAACGAATTGTCAAATTGGGCCTTTGATCAGCAAATGTTTTTGAAGAGAATTGATGATGACCATTTCTTCATTATGGCTTACACAGGTAAAATCTTTACAATGGAGAAAAATGGTTTTAAAATTCTTGATACGATTCGTGAATATACTTCGCAACAAAATGTGCCTTTGACTTTGAGTATGGGCTTTTCTTACGGTGTCGATGATTTGGATAAATTGAACACTGAAGCGCAAAAGAATCTTAACCTAGCACTAGGTCGTGGGGGCGATCAAGTCGTCGTTAAAGAAATTGGTGAGAAAGCTCGTTTCTACGGTGGAAATACTGATCCGATGGAAAAGAGAACTCGTGTCCGGGCTAGAATGATCAGTGAAGCTCTACAAGAATTGTTGAAGGATAGCGACCAAGTTATCGTTATGGGACACTCGCATCCCGATATGGATGTTTTAGGTTCATCTTTAGGTATTAGACGAATTTCCTTGATGAATAACACACCATGTAAGATCGTGATCAATCCCAATACTTTGCATTCTGATGTCAGTCGACTTTTGACCATGGCTAAAGAAGAACCGGATATTCAAAAGGATATCATTTCACCAGAGGAGTCAGTTGTTCTTAAAACGCCAAAAACTTTAATCGTGATGGTCGACCATTCTAAGCAAAGTATTTCAATCAACCCTAACTTGATCGATGGCGACAATAATAAAGTCGTTGTTATCGACCACCATAGACGTGGCGAGGAATTCCCAGAGAATCCAATGTTGATCTACATTGAGCCATATGCTTCATCAACCAGTGAATTGATTACCGAAATGCTTGAGTACCAACCTAAGAATAAGAAAGCTATCGAGAAGATCGAAGCTACAGCTTTGTTGGCCGGAATTACCGTCGATACGAAGTCATTCTCACTTAGAACTGGTACGAGAACTTTCGATGCCGCTAGTTACTTGCGTTCTGTGGGTGCTGACGAAACTATCATTCAAAATGTTTTGAAAGAGAATGTCGATTCATTTATTCAGAAGAGTCATTTGATTGAAACAATTACGATGGTCAATGGTAATATGGCAGTATGTTTCGGTGAAGAAGACAAGACTTATGATCCTGTCATCGTAGCCCAAGCCGCTGATACATTGTTGTCACTAGATAATGTTGAAGCATCATTTGTCATTAGCAAACGTCCCGATGGTCGAGTAGGGATCTCGGCTAGAAGTTTGGGTAATGTTAATGTACAAGTTATTATGGAAAAACTTGGTGGTGGTGGACACTTGTCTGATGCCGCAACACAAATTTCTGATGCTACGGTAGAAGAAGCCAAGGAACAATTAGTTGCAGTTTTGACTGATTCGGAGAAGAAATAG
- the rplI gene encoding 50S ribosomal protein L9, with product MKVIFLEDVRGKGKKGELKNVADGYAQNFLIKNKKAIEATKQNVAKLKAEQNREAKDYEAEKEEAKKIKVQIEDDKTVVEISAKAGTDGRLFGSVTTKKIAEELNKQYGLKVDKHKMVLSDGVKSLGYINVPVKLFEGVEATIRVHVAEKK from the coding sequence ATGAAAGTTATTTTCCTAGAAGATGTAAGAGGTAAAGGTAAAAAGGGTGAACTAAAGAACGTTGCTGACGGTTATGCCCAAAACTTTTTGATCAAAAATAAAAAGGCTATTGAAGCCACTAAACAAAATGTTGCTAAATTAAAGGCTGAACAAAATCGTGAAGCTAAAGATTACGAAGCTGAAAAAGAAGAAGCTAAAAAAATCAAAGTCCAAATTGAAGATGACAAGACAGTTGTTGAGATTTCAGCCAAGGCTGGTACTGATGGTCGTCTCTTTGGTTCAGTAACAACTAAGAAGATTGCCGAAGAATTAAATAAACAATATGGACTCAAAGTTGATAAGCACAAGATGGTACTTTCTGACGGCGTTAAATCACTGGGATACATCAATGTACCTGTGAAGTTGTTCGAAGGTGTCGAAGCTACCATCAGAGTTCACGTTGCTGAAAAGAAGTAG